In a genomic window of Columba livia isolate bColLiv1 breed racing homer chromosome 4, bColLiv1.pat.W.v2, whole genome shotgun sequence:
- the MMAA gene encoding methylmalonic aciduria type A protein, mitochondrial — protein sequence MPLVPLISNKMKISFLLLRFPHYYFSRRTYFKNCHFTSRGNFLCVRSLMPVHLNCTKWMCSSNVLRRELCQQVASDQQTERLSDREQRLLDRLYTGLIQGHRACLAEAITLVESTQSRKKKIAQVLLQKVLSYHREQEKLNQGKPLAFRVGLSGPPGAGKSTFIECLGKMLTERKHKVSVLAVDPSSSTSGGSLLGDKTRMTELSRDTNAYIRPSPTRGTLGGVTRTTNEAILLCEGGGYDVVLVETVGVGQSEFAVADMVDMFVLLLPPAGGDELQGIKRGIIEMADLVAINKADGDLVVPARRIQAEYISAMKLLRKRSKVWRPKVMRISSKTGEGVSDMWDKMTEFRDLMLTSGELIAKRRKQQKVWMWNLIQENMLEHFRSHLAVKDKIPLLEEKVLRGVLSPGLAADLLLKAFKDGL from the exons ATGCCTCTGGTACCTCTAATTTCAAACAAGATGAAGATCTCCTTTTTATTGCTGAGGTTCCCTCATTATTATTTCTCTAGAAGAACTTATTTCAAGAACTGTCACTTCACATCCAGAGGAAATTTCCTGTGTGTCAGATCTCTTATGCCAGTGCACCTCAATTGTACAAAATGGATGTGTTCATCAAATGTTTTGAGGAGAGAGCTGTGTCAACAAGTGGCCTCTGACCAGCAAACAGAGAGACTTTCTGACAGAGAACAGAGGCTCTTAGACAGACTTTACACTGGTCTCATCCAAGGTCACAGAGCTTGTTTAGCAGAAGCCATTACGCTTGTAGAATCAACTCAgagtaggaagaagaaaatagcgCAGGTGCTTCTTCAGAAGGTATTATCCTACCACAGGGAACAAGAAAAGTTAAATCAAGGAAAGCCACTTGCCTTTAGAGTGG GGTTGTCTGGTCCTCCTGGTGCTGGGAAATCGACTTTCATAGAATGCTTAGGGAAAATgcttacagaaagaaaacacaaagtgtCTGTGTTGGCTGTAGACCCTTCCTCTAGTACAAGTGGTG gtTCGCTATTGGGTGATAAAACACGGATGACTGAGTTGTCAAGAGACACGAATGCATACATCAGACCATCCCCAACCAGAGGGACATTGGGAGGTGTAACAAGGACTACAAATGAAGCCATTCTGCTGTGTGAAGGAGGAGGCTATGATGTTGTTCTTGTGGAAACAGTAG GTGTGGGACAGTCAGAATTTGCTGTGGCTGATATGGTTGATATGTTTGTATTACTGCTACCACCTGCGGGTGGAGATGAATTACag GGTATTAAACGGGGTATAATTGAGATGGCAGATCTAGTTGCTATAAATAAAGCTGATGGTGATTTAGTTGTGCCTGCACGGAGAATACAAGCTGAATATATTAGTGCTATGAAGCTGCTTCGCAAGCGTTCAAAGGTTTGGAGACCAAAG GTAATGCGCATCTCTTCCAAAACTGGAGAAGGTGTCTCAGATATGTGGGATAAAATGACAGAATTTCGTGACCTTATGCTCACAAGTGGTGAGTTGATTGCCAAACGACGGAAACAGCAGAAAGTGTGGATGTGGAACCTCATCCAAGAAAATATGTTGGAGCATTTCCGGAGTCACTTGGCAGTTAAGGATAAAATTCCACTTCTAGAAGAAAAAGTCCTTCGTGGTGTCTTGTCTCCTGGGCTGGCAGCTGACCTGCTACTGAAAGCGTTCAAAGATGGTCTCTAA